The Paenibacillus sp. G2S3 region CTTATTGAAACGCCAGATGTCGTGTTTGAGAGCAATCCGCTACTAGAACTGAGCATGTACAACAACCATATTAAAGAGATTCCCGATCAGCTCTTCCTTCATGACGAATTAGAGGTACTTAATTATGCGGGCAATGAAATCGAACGGTTATCCGAGAACATCGGTCGCTTAGTTCACCTAAGAATGCTGGATTTAGGCCATAATCGGCTGAAGTTGTTGCCGGAGAGCATTGGCGGATTGCAGGGGTTAGATTCTTTTCTATACCTAAGCAATAATCAGTTCGAACAGCTGCCGGAGCAGCTCTGTAATCTCCAGAAGCTCAAGTATCTGAACGTAACAGATAATCATCTCAAGCAATTGCCTGCCCGTATAGGGGAAATGAGCAGTCTGATTGAATTGCGGCTATATTATAATCAGCTAGAACGTCTACCTGATTCGATTACACAAATAATAGGGTTAAGAGAGATTCATCTTTATGGTAATCAACTGGTCGTATTGCCAGAGCATTTGGGTGCTTTAGAAGAACTGCGGATACTCGACGTGAGTGATAATCGAATCACTGCGCTGCCTTCATCTATCGGTAATTTAAGCAAGTTAAGAAGACTGAACCTTAGAAAAAATAAACTGAATAAACTCCCTGAGGAAATAGGTCAATTAAGCAGCCTTGTTGAGCTTGATTTAAGAGATAATAACCTGCAAGAAATTCCGAATTCCCTTTTACAGCTTGAACGATTAGAGAAACTGGATCTAAGATGGAATCACAGCTTGAAGGGAACAGACATTTTAGAGCAATTAGAGCAAAGAGGATGTATCGTTTATAAATAGCAAAAAAAGCCCCCTGTTAAAGAAGCTTTTCATTCAAATCTATGCTATGCGTGACGCGGTTTCTTCCCTGTTCTTTAGAGGTATAGAGCGCTTGATCAGCTTTTTGCAGTAGGGTGGCTTCTGAATCGGCTGGAATAAATGTAGCTATACCAATGCTCACCGTAATCTGACCCATTTCCCAAGTTGAATACGCGATAGATTGCCGTAATTTCTCGGCTAGGTTCTTTGACTCCGAGATGTCTGTATTAGGTAAAAGAAGTATGAATTCTTCGCCGCCATATCTAGCCGCAATATCCTCTTGACGAGATTGCAGTTTCAAGATTCTCGCCATTTTCTCCAGCACATAGTCACCTGTCTGATGCCCATAGGTGTCGTTCACTTTTTTAAAATGATCAATATCTATGATACACAGCGAGAATGGTGCTTGATCCTGGCCATACCTTAAGATCTGCTCTTCCAGCTTTTCTTGAAGGAACCTTCTATTCTTCAGTCCAGTCAGCTTATCTGTATTAGATAATTCTACTAAAACGGCGTTCATCTCCAGCAGCTCGGCTTGCTTCTGTTCAATTTCCAAATGAATTCGCTTGAGCTCCGCAAGCGCCTGATCCTTTTCCCAGTAAGCTACTTCTATCTGCTTCTTGGCAGAACGAAGCTCCAGCTCATAATCGATGCGTTTTCCCATCTGTACCAGGATACAATCAATGATCTCTACTCCCTCACACTCGAACCGTCTGCCGTTCAATAAATATGGAATCGCATTCCCTTCGCTATCTTTCAAATTAATAAATAACTCTTCCACCTGTCCATTTAGATTAATAAAAGGATAGAAGTATGAATGAAAAATAAGCTTGTTTGCCGTAGACATGATAGATTCAAAATGCTTGTGCACCAAATCAACCTGTTTATACCCCATACGGTCCAAGAACGTCTGATTTACATCAATGATTAATCCTTCATGGGTGATAGAAACATAGCCACAAGGCGCATATCTTAATCGGTCATTCATGATCTAAATATCCTTTCAACACAGCATAATCTGGTCCAGCTTACGTAAGATATTCATTAATTAAAGTGATGGTCTCCTCAGGATGGCTAATATGTGGGTAGTGACCCTTAGCCTCCATTAACCGGAAGGTGCTATTATTCAAGTATTTATGTAAATATTCTCCGGCCGCTATAGGTACGATACTGTCATCCGAGCATTGCAGAATAAGTGTAGGGATTGTAGCCTTAGGGAGATCTTCTCTATGATCTGAAAAGAACGTAACTTCTGCAAATTCTCTTGCAATAACAGGATCTGCCGAGATAAAGCTGCGCTCCAGCTCTTTCGTTAACATCGGGTCAGGATTGTTCATGGCAAGAGGCGCCATAAAGCTAGCCCAGCCAGCAAAATTCATCTCCATCATCTCCAGAAGCTCAGTAATATCACTCTTCTCGAAGCCTCCGAAATAAGCACCGTCATTTAAATAACATGAAGAAGGACCAATCATAATCATTTTATCAAAATAATCCGGTCGCTCAATCGAAGCAAGCATTCCAATCATAGAGCTAATAGAGTGGCCTATAAAAATAATATCTTTGAGTTCCAACATCTCGATGACATCTAATACGTCCTGAACATAGCCGTGGAGTGTATGATATTTTTCTGTTGTATATGCACTTAAATCTGAGTTTCCTGAGCCTACATAATCAAATAGAACGATTCGATATTTTTTCTCAAAAGAAGGCGTAATAAACTGCCACATGCTTTGGTCACACCCAAATCCATGTGCAAAAACAATGGTTCGTTCTCCTTCTCCAATCACTTTCACGTGATTACGCGCCCTAACATCGTTCATTTCATATAACTCCCTTTATAGTTAGCATTCTCTCTATTTTGAAGGCTTAACCTGGAAATATCAAGAGCATAAAAAACTCCGCTAGAGTAATCTCTAGCGGAGTTTTTATGCTATCTAATTTTAGAATGCTGAAGTCCAACCCGCGTCGGCAGCGATGATAGCTCCGTTTACAAAACTGGAGTCATCCGAAGCCAAGAATAACGCAACTTGTGCGATTTCTTCAGGTGATCCTACCCGAGGAATTACAGCCTGTGTTAATTGAGTGCGGCTCATGCCGAATTCATTAATATTTTTCATAGAGGCACTGATGTTAGTGGCAGTTGCTCCTGGTGCGATAGCATTACAACGAATGCCTTTGTTGGCATACATAAAAGCTGTGTTTTTCGTCAAGCCAACTACAGCATGTTTAGATGCAGTATAAGTTGCTCCAGCATGAGCACCACTTACGCCACCTGTAGAAGCGGTATTCACAATAACACCTTTTCCTTTTTCGAGGAAGATAGGTAGTGCTTTACGTGTGGAACGCATTACACTTTTGGTATTGATATCAAAGATAAGATCCCATCGTTCATCTGTAATATCACCAACAGCCTCAAATCCATCCATAATACCCGCGTTGTTCACTAGTATATCTAGCGTGCCATATTCACTTACTGCGGTATCAATCATGTTATTGATATCATCGACTAGAGCAACATTTACTTTCAACGCCTTAGCTACTCCACCATTACTAACGATTCCTGCTGCGACTTGTTCTGCACCTTCGAGGTTAAGATCGGCTACAATCACCTTTGCACCTTCTTTAGCGTACAACTCTGCGATAGATTTCCCCATACCCGATGCTGCGCCTGTGACAATTGCAACTCTGTCTTGAAGTTTCATGTTGGAAGTCTCCTTTACGTTTATCTATAATGTAAGTATCAATACAAGCAAAAACGCCTTTGGCGTCCTTAAAGGACGGTAAGCGTATATGCGAGAAATATAAGGATAAAGTATAGCGTAAAACTTATACTTCCTTATATTTAATAAAATCTCTAAAACACTTAAAATTTATTCTACTTAAGTTTAATCCTCTGCAATTTAACTATCAATATACAAATGAGACACCAAATGTTCATAAATATATATAACGTAGGATTGTGTTCAAATAGGAATAGAAAATAGACAGTTAGGTGGTCTTCTGTTGCTTAAAAATAATCGGAGAACTAGCAAATCGAGGAAAGAGTTAAAGAACGCATTGATATTTCTCATGGAAAAAAAGAATTTCCGTACCATAACGATAACCGATATCGTCACCCTGGCCGATTTAAACCGTGGAACCTTCTATAAGCATTATCAAACGAAAGAAGAGCTTCTGAATGAGCTGATCGATGATGTGCTGGCGGATTTAATAAAAGCCTATAAAGAGCCCTATCTTCATACCGATAAATTTATCGTTAGTGAGCTTACTACCTCCAGCATCAAAATTTTTGAACATGTAGCCTCCTACTCTAATTTCTATACCATCATTGTAGATTCCAATGTGCTGCCGGGGTTTCAAAATAAGATTTGCGACGTCCTAAAAGAGCTCACCAAACAAGATTTAGTCGCAGTTAATAACACGAATAACAATATCAATAAAGAATTATTTTCCAGTTATACGGCCTATGCTCTATTTGGATTAATCATGGAATGGGTAAGGGGAGGGTTTAAATATACTGCTAACTATATGGCCGAGCAGCTGATTGAAATTTTGTCTTTTAATTCACACAATGTGATCATAAACACCTCTAATCAACCGATTAAACAGAATTTCATCCCTGTTAGTAGCGACTAATTAACCTCTAATCCAAAAGCCACTCCAATGTGCTGGAGTGGCCTTTAATATGCAATTTATAGCTTATGGTCTTCCCTTTCCACCGCCACCACCAGGGCCTTGATTGGTGTTCGCGGTGGTTACTCCGGATTCATTCAGCCAAGTTACATTACTTGTGATTTCGAACGCTACTACTTTCGTTCCTCCTGTATATTCCCCATCCGTATACAATCCATTGGTTTCACTACCGCTCGAGGTGCCCCCTGAGTAAAGGGTATACGACCCGCTGTCCTTCAGCTCCGGTGAACTAATCACCACTGATTGATAATCCTTCGAAGGAGCAAAGGTTAAGATCGTATTGCCTTCGCTATCCTCCAGATGAACCAATGTTCCGGCCTTCTGGGTCTGAGGGAAAGTCATGCTGATTGCATGTTGGCTGGAGGTGTCAGAAGGTGCTTGAGCCATGCCCGAGCTCCCCGCTGCCATTAGCGTTCCACCACTCTGTTCAAAGCTTCCATCGTAGTCGAGTGAACCATTACCGCCATTGGTAGGTCCATTCACAATTACTGTACCACCAGACATCACGATGGATCCGTTCGAATCCAATCCGTCTCCTGTGGCATCCACGGTTAACGTTCCGCCACTAATCGTGAGTACATTGGCAGCAGCCTCGCTAAACTGATCCTGCTCCTGAGGGCCGCCACCTACAGTCGCTTCGTCATTACCTCCTGCTACGTTCACTCCATCATCAGAAGAGACTACATTAGTTTCGCCTCCGGATATCGCGATATTCGCTCCTTCAATGCCTTCATAACTCTTCGTGATATCAATCATCCCACCGGATATCGCCACCAAGCTATCCGCATGGACCCCATCATCACCAGATTGGATATGGAGTTCTCCATCTGCTAAAGCAACATTGCTATCGCTGTGTACTGCATCATCGGCAGAGTCGATCGTAAATGTTCCGTTGTTGATACTGATATCTCCTCCAGCCTTCAGCCCTTTAGTACTTGCTGTTTCCGATTCTGTCGTTGTCGTTGTCGTTGTCGTTGTCGTTGTCGTTGTTGATGTTTCTTGCGTTGGCGTTTCTGGCATTGTACCTGCCGGTGGTGTTTCTGATGTTCCTGGTGCTTGGACACCTGTTCCCTGACCTCGGTCTCCTCTCATGCCCATGCCTGCCCCTTGCTCACCTGTTTTTACCTCACCATTTACACTTCCACCTCCGGTAACTACGGTGTATGTTCCACCATCTATTACAAGTGAAGTCTCCGCTTGAATTCCGTCATTTCCAGCCTTAATATCGAACGTTCCAGCTGCTATAGCAATGAAGCCTTTGTCCGTTTCAGTATCATTGGTCGATTTGATTCCGTCACCTTCAGCCTTAATGCTGATACTTCCATCCTGTATAGCGACTAGATCTTTACCCACAATCCCATCATCGGCAGCTTTAACTTCAATGGTGCCACCCATAATTTTCAGATCGTCCTTACTTGTAATTCCATCATTATAATTAGCCGAAACAGACAGCTTCCCGGTGCCATTGATTGTTAAGTCTGCTTTACTAAAGATAGCTGCACTAGGCTCATCTGTAGTGTCATCGGCATAGACATAAGTTTCTCCATCAGATACGGAGTTCTCTGTCCCGTCCTCCAAGGTAATGATCACTTTACCTGCTTCTTTAATGTAGATTGCAGCGCTGTCGCTGTCCGTGATGTTCACACCGTTTAACACCAGCCGTACGGTTCCTTCATCCTGATTATTAACGATAACCTGCCCATCATTGAGCTTACCCGAAAGCACATAGGTTCCTGCTGCTGTAATCGTCACTGACCCATCCTTGGATTCAGCTCCCGCACCAGCGACAACAGCACTCGTTCCAGCCAAAGAAATATCCGTTGATTGGTCGGCAGTCCAAGCTGTAGTGGAGTCCTCTTCATCGAACGTTACCAAGTCCGATAGCTTAGCACTTGCCAGTTGCACTCCACTAGCAGCTCCACTCTGGCTCGACGTTAACTCACTCGACGTAGTTTCAGACTGTGCTGTCGTATTATTATTGCTGCAAGCCGACATGAGTCCCGCACACAGTAACAAGATCCCTATTTTACTGACTGTTATATAATTCTTCATATCTCATCCATCCTTTCGATCATTTTAATAGTCATTTGCAGTGGGAGTCATAGTTAACGAGAGATCTAGATTCCCGTTACGAGTGCGAATTGCATCTAGAAATTCCTTCTGGTTCACAGTCTCACCCAGCGTAACGGCGTAGACGAGTTCATATAAACTACCAAGCTCAGTCGTTCTAATCTTCTTAAGCTCATACCCCACATTAAATTTATTGAAAACTTCAGCGAAGGCTTCCTCATACCCCAGACTCTCTGGAATAGTTACCTTTAGCGTCTTTTGCAACGTTGTTCTTACCCCGAAATTAGTCCGATTAAGAATAAACATAAGTGCGCACAGGATAAGAGTGAATAGAACCGCGTATCCGAACGAACCGACCCCACAGGCAAGTCCCGATGCCATAGTGAACAATACAAATGTGATATCCTTCGGATCGCCAGGTGCACTTCTGAATCGAATGATGGAGAACG contains the following coding sequences:
- a CDS encoding sensor domain-containing diguanylate cyclase, translated to MNDRLRYAPCGYVSITHEGLIIDVNQTFLDRMGYKQVDLVHKHFESIMSTANKLIFHSYFYPFINLNGQVEELFINLKDSEGNAIPYLLNGRRFECEGVEIIDCILVQMGKRIDYELELRSAKKQIEVAYWEKDQALAELKRIHLEIEQKQAELLEMNAVLVELSNTDKLTGLKNRRFLQEKLEEQILRYGQDQAPFSLCIIDIDHFKKVNDTYGHQTGDYVLEKMARILKLQSRQEDIAARYGGEEFILLLPNTDISESKNLAEKLRQSIAYSTWEMGQITVSIGIATFIPADSEATLLQKADQALYTSKEQGRNRVTHSIDLNEKLL
- a CDS encoding alpha/beta hydrolase, which codes for MNDVRARNHVKVIGEGERTIVFAHGFGCDQSMWQFITPSFEKKYRIVLFDYVGSGNSDLSAYTTEKYHTLHGYVQDVLDVIEMLELKDIIFIGHSISSMIGMLASIERPDYFDKMIMIGPSSCYLNDGAYFGGFEKSDITELLEMMEMNFAGWASFMAPLAMNNPDPMLTKELERSFISADPVIAREFAEVTFFSDHREDLPKATIPTLILQCSDDSIVPIAAGEYLHKYLNNSTFRLMEAKGHYPHISHPEETITLINEYLT
- a CDS encoding TetR/AcrR family transcriptional regulator; protein product: MEKKNFRTITITDIVTLADLNRGTFYKHYQTKEELLNELIDDVLADLIKAYKEPYLHTDKFIVSELTTSSIKIFEHVASYSNFYTIIVDSNVLPGFQNKICDVLKELTKQDLVAVNNTNNNINKELFSSYTAYALFGLIMEWVRGGFKYTANYMAEQLIEILSFNSHNVIINTSNQPIKQNFIPVSSD
- a CDS encoding carbohydrate-binding domain-containing protein — its product is MKNYITVSKIGILLLCAGLMSACSNNNTTAQSETTSSELTSSQSGAASGVQLASAKLSDLVTFDEEDSTTAWTADQSTDISLAGTSAVVAGAGAESKDGSVTITAAGTYVLSGKLNDGQVIVNNQDEGTVRLVLNGVNITDSDSAAIYIKEAGKVIITLEDGTENSVSDGETYVYADDTTDEPSAAIFSKADLTINGTGKLSVSANYNDGITSKDDLKIMGGTIEVKAADDGIVGKDLVAIQDGSISIKAEGDGIKSTNDTETDKGFIAIAAGTFDIKAGNDGIQAETSLVIDGGTYTVVTGGGSVNGEVKTGEQGAGMGMRGDRGQGTGVQAPGTSETPPAGTMPETPTQETSTTTTTTTTTTTTTESETASTKGLKAGGDISINNGTFTIDSADDAVHSDSNVALADGELHIQSGDDGVHADSLVAISGGMIDITKSYEGIEGANIAISGGETNVVSSDDGVNVAGGNDEATVGGGPQEQDQFSEAAANVLTISGGTLTVDATGDGLDSNGSIVMSGGTVIVNGPTNGGNGSLDYDGSFEQSGGTLMAAGSSGMAQAPSDTSSQHAISMTFPQTQKAGTLVHLEDSEGNTILTFAPSKDYQSVVISSPELKDSGSYTLYSGGTSSGSETNGLYTDGEYTGGTKVVAFEITSNVTWLNESGVTTANTNQGPGGGGGKGRP
- a CDS encoding SDR family oxidoreductase codes for the protein MKLQDRVAIVTGAASGMGKSIAELYAKEGAKVIVADLNLEGAEQVAAGIVSNGGVAKALKVNVALVDDINNMIDTAVSEYGTLDILVNNAGIMDGFEAVGDITDERWDLIFDINTKSVMRSTRKALPIFLEKGKGVIVNTASTGGVSGAHAGATYTASKHAVVGLTKNTAFMYANKGIRCNAIAPGATATNISASMKNINEFGMSRTQLTQAVIPRVGSPEEIAQVALFLASDDSSFVNGAIIAADAGWTSAF
- a CDS encoding DUF4956 domain-containing protein, with the protein product MLDSLFTVATSTELTFTNAILTIFIAIALGGIISYTYMKTNPGGYSQSFTLTMVLLPVIVAIIILLIGSNVARAFSLAGAFSIIRFRSAPGDPKDITFVLFTMASGLACGVGSFGYAVLFTLILCALMFILNRTNFGVRTTLQKTLKVTIPESLGYEEAFAEVFNKFNVGYELKKIRTTELGSLYELVYAVTLGETVNQKEFLDAIRTRNGNLDLSLTMTPTANDY